The Polyangium aurulentum genomic interval AACGAAAGCGGCGGGAGCTTCTGGATCGCACCGCGCGCGTCGGAGACCAGGAAAAACGGACGCGGATCGCCTTCGGTGTCAAAGTCGCTCCTGGGGTCGCGAGCGAGCAATACCACCCGGCCGTCGGAGAGCGCGCCGAGGCCGTGCTCGTGGTAGATCGGGATCCCCTCCGGCGGCTTGACCGACTCGAACCTCGCGCGCTTCTGGAGCGTGCAGAGCCGCTTGGCCGGCCTCTGGTCGCCCCCCTCGCGCTGGGAGCAATATCCCAGGAACGCGAAGCCGCCTCCCGGCCGATACACGAGGTCTCGATTCTTGTACTGGTGGTTTTCCGGATCGAATGTTTCGAAGGGGCGCGGATCCAGCGGGCCCTCGAGCGAGAACCGCCGCGCGCCGAGCACGGGGCAGAGCAGCAGTCCCTCCTGTGGCAGGTGCGCGACGAGGCACCGGCTTCTGGGGTGCGGCGCGCGCGGATCGACGTAACCGTATTTTTCTCGGGGCGCCCTCCTCGGGTCGGCTTTGGCCTCGTCGAAGACCGCGATCTCGACGACGGCGCCGGTCTCCGGATCGACCCGGGCCGCGACGCCATCGACCCCGATGACCAGCTTGCCATTCCGATCCAGGCTCCCCTCGGCGACGGCCGCGGCGAGCGGATCGGTGGCCGTGCGCGCGATCCACGCGAGCGTGGGCGAAAGGCCGCTCGTCTCCCGCGAAAACGCGGCGACCCGGCCCGAAGCGAGATCGATCGCCGCGTGAAAGCTCGGCGCGTGAACGTCGTCCCGCCTCGCGGAAAACGCATCACCCCGCCGGGAGAGACGCTCGAAGAGCCTCCCTTGCTCGGGCTTGTCGGTGACGGGCGAGCCGAAGGTTTTTCCGCCATCCCGCGTGATACCGAGCCCGAGCCCCTCGAAGAGGGCGGCCCCCTCGTTCATCGTGCGGAACGCGATATCGCGGAGCCGGACCTCGGGCCAGCCGACAAGCTTGGACGCCTCGCCCGTCACGACGTCGACCACCATGGGCGGCGCCGGATCGTTGTATCGGGCCCAAAAAACTCCCCACACGACGAGAACCCCGGGGCCCGCGCCGATGTGATCAATCTCGACGCGATCGAGGGTCCCTACGAGCGCGGTGGGCGCGCCGAGCGGGTCGTCGAAGCGATAGACGGTGTGCTTGCCGTGGCCGATCAGCCGATCTCCGCCCGGCGCCGGCACGAGCACGATATCGTAGAGCGGTTCGGGGGTCGGGACACGCTCCGGGGTGACCGAGCCATCGGGGTGGACGAGCGCGCGACGGCCGCCGAGGAGCACCATCGTTCCCTGGGGCAGGGAAGGGCCGATCCGCGTCGCACCCCCCGACCTCACCCAGCGCGCGCGGGCCGGGAGCGGGGCCGCCGCGTCCTCTGGATGCGCGGCGGGCGTGGGCTTGGGCGGAGGAGCATTGCTCTGCGCGCAAGCACCAAGGAGGGCGGGCAGGGTGGCGAATAGGGCCAGGCGCAGGCGGCGTCGCATGGATAAAATCTATACTGTCGTCGGCCCGACGAAAACAAGGAGAGATGAGGGCGTGCGCGATGGTGCCGTGAGATCCACGCCGCCGCGGGATTCGGGCACCAGCCGCGGGGCTCCCGTCCGCTGGCCACGTGCCGATCGACAGATTCACGCTCGACCATGCGGAGCTCGTCATGCGCGGCATCCCGCCAGAGCGCGCCTCCGCGACGCGGCGGCATGTCGCGCAGCTCCTCCACCGCCTCTGCGCGATGGCCGTCTTCCCGCTCCGCCTCATTGCCGCGAGCCCCCTGCCCCGCGGCTTCCTGCCCAAGGTGGGGGCCGGCAAGGCGAAGGGGTGGATATACCCGGACGAGGATGCGCGGCTGCTCGCGTCGGTCGAGGCGCCGCTCGCATGGCGCGTCTTTTATGGGTTCCTCCATCGCGAAGGGCTGCGCCGGAGCGAGGCCGCGCGGCTGACGTGGAGGGACTTCGATCTCGAGCGCGGGTCGGTGACGCTCGATGAGAACAAGACGGATGACCCGCGCGCGTGGGCGCTATCGCCCGGCGTGGCGGCGGCGTTGCGGGCGTGGCGGGAGGTGCGGGCGCGGGAGGGGGCGGAAGTGGGGGATGATGCGCTCGTCTTTGTCGATGAGCAGGGGGAGGAGATCGGGGAGAACCACGCGGCGGAGCGGTATCGGGAGCACCTGCGTGCGGCGGGGATCACGCGGCCGGTGCTGTTCGAGAAGAGCAAGGCGCGGCAGCCGATCCGGCTGCATGACACGCGGGCGACGTTCATCACGATCGCACTGGCGAACGGGAAGAGCGAGGCGTGGGTGCAGGATCGGACGGGGCACAGGTCGAGTGTGATGATCAATCGGTACAGGCGGGTGGCGAGAACGGCGGCGGAGTTGGGGCTGGGGGAACTGGAGGGGCTATGTAAGGTGATTCCCGAGTTGTAGCAGGTGCTCGGCGCACGCCCGCCCCTGGAGCCGTTGCAGTGTGTCTCTTCGAATGAGAGATGCTACGTCTCCGCGGTGCGCTGGATGCGGGGATAAAGCGGTCTTCGAAGAGCTCTGGCGTCTTACTTGTAGAAGCCGACGATCTTGAGGCCTGTCTTCGTGCCCGAGCGGGTACCGCACGATCCGTTGGGCCAGTTGCCCTCCGCGATGTTAATCGTCGAGCCGCTCACGGACGTCACATACGCGACGTGGCCCCATTCGCTTCCCGTATTGATGATGGCGACCGCGCCCGCCGAGGCGGTCTGGGTGTTGATGATCGCCACCTTGTCGCTGTACGAGGTGAGGCCGTAGGGCAACGAGGGCTTGCGGCACCTTGCGTAGTAGACGCAGTTGTCGCAGTTGGTCGCGCTGGCACACGCGAGCAGCTCGTCCTCCGCGGTGCCGA includes:
- a CDS encoding tyrosine-type recombinase/integrase, translating into MAVFPLRLIAASPLPRGFLPKVGAGKAKGWIYPDEDARLLASVEAPLAWRVFYGFLHREGLRRSEAARLTWRDFDLERGSVTLDENKTDDPRAWALSPGVAAALRAWREVRAREGAEVGDDALVFVDEQGEEIGENHAAERYREHLRAAGITRPVLFEKSKARQPIRLHDTRATFITIALANGKSEAWVQDRTGHRSSVMINRYRRVARTAAELGLGELEGLCKVIPEL
- a CDS encoding CHAP domain-containing protein, producing the protein MITATVASGCIASDVSDEAADEAQLSSEDVGTAEDELLACASATNCDNCVYYARCRKPSLPYGLTSYSDKVAIINTQTASAGAVAIINTGSEWGHVAYVTSVSGSTINIAEGNWPNGSCGTRSGTKTGLKIVGFYK